From a region of the Xanthomonas rydalmerensis genome:
- a CDS encoding phage holin family protein, translated as MSEEQARADGAAADAAAAPSLEESFRAFGAAGREGLNATLDTGRALRKLVAADLALARAALARALVWLTVSVAFGASAWMLLMGAMIALLQRMGWSWLASISATAAFSLVVTALGAWQALRYFDMSKLDATRRQLAKLGIGGDDEDGDEDVAKREARS; from the coding sequence GTGAGCGAAGAGCAGGCCCGCGCCGACGGCGCCGCGGCAGACGCCGCGGCGGCACCGTCGTTGGAGGAATCCTTCCGCGCGTTCGGCGCCGCCGGGCGCGAAGGACTCAACGCCACCCTGGACACCGGCCGCGCGTTGCGCAAGCTGGTGGCCGCGGATCTGGCCCTGGCCCGCGCCGCACTGGCGCGGGCGCTGGTGTGGCTGACCGTGTCGGTGGCGTTCGGCGCCTCGGCGTGGATGTTGCTGATGGGCGCGATGATCGCCCTGCTGCAGCGCATGGGCTGGTCGTGGCTGGCGTCGATCTCGGCGACCGCCGCCTTCAGCCTGGTGGTCACCGCGCTCGGTGCGTGGCAGGCGCTGCGCTACTTCGACATGAGCAAGCTCGACGCCACCCGCCGCCAGCTGGCCAAGCTGGGCATCGGCGGCGACGACGAGGACGGCGACGAGGATGTCGCCAAGCGCGAGGCCAGGTCATGA
- a CDS encoding leucyl aminopeptidase family protein, producing the protein MSLPTGFTDASSHALPLYVLDREHLAEWRAAQSPACVAWMDTQQFMATPGSVLLLPGADGVAAAVLGVGDRGDAYAYAHAPFALPAGSTWRLETALDTDALAALHLGWGLGSYRFARYKQPPRLPAQLLATPQAEVRDLIAASLRVRDWVNTPTEHMGPEQLEEAARAIAQEHGAQFESIVGDALLEQNFPAIHAVGRASHRAPRLLVLRWGEEAHPHVALVGKGVCFDTGGLDLKPADGMRNMKKDMGGAAHALALAGLVMAQRLPLRLTVLLPSVENAVGPNAFRPGEVIATRQGTSVEIDNTDAEGRLVLCDALAYASEQRPDAILDFATLTGAARIALGPDLPALFSNDDTLAQAWIAAGERTRDPVWRMPLWRPYLRYLTSSVADLANAGSRMAGAVTAALYLERFVPARQAWAHLDVYAWNDSDRPGRPAGGEALALRSAYAMLKARYAG; encoded by the coding sequence ATGTCCCTGCCGACCGGCTTCACCGACGCCTCTTCCCACGCGCTGCCGCTGTACGTGCTCGACCGCGAACACCTGGCCGAATGGCGCGCGGCACAATCGCCGGCCTGCGTGGCGTGGATGGACACCCAGCAATTCATGGCCACACCGGGCAGCGTGTTGCTGCTGCCGGGCGCCGACGGCGTAGCCGCTGCGGTGCTGGGCGTCGGCGATCGCGGCGATGCCTATGCCTATGCGCATGCGCCGTTCGCGTTGCCGGCCGGCAGTACCTGGCGGTTGGAGACTGCGCTGGACACCGATGCGCTGGCGGCGCTGCACCTGGGCTGGGGCCTGGGCAGCTACCGCTTCGCCCGCTACAAGCAACCGCCGCGACTGCCGGCGCAGTTGTTGGCCACGCCGCAGGCGGAAGTGCGCGACCTGATCGCCGCCAGCCTGCGCGTGCGCGACTGGGTCAACACGCCGACCGAGCACATGGGGCCGGAGCAACTGGAAGAGGCCGCGCGCGCGATCGCGCAGGAACACGGCGCGCAGTTCGAGAGCATCGTCGGCGATGCGCTGCTGGAGCAGAACTTCCCGGCGATCCACGCGGTCGGCCGCGCCTCGCACCGCGCGCCGCGGCTGCTGGTGCTGCGCTGGGGCGAAGAAGCGCATCCGCACGTGGCGCTGGTCGGCAAGGGCGTGTGCTTCGACACCGGCGGCCTGGACCTGAAGCCGGCCGACGGCATGCGCAACATGAAGAAGGACATGGGCGGCGCCGCGCACGCGCTGGCGCTGGCCGGGCTGGTGATGGCGCAGCGCCTGCCGCTGCGGCTGACCGTGCTGCTGCCGTCGGTGGAGAACGCGGTCGGCCCGAACGCGTTCCGCCCCGGCGAGGTCATCGCCACCCGCCAGGGCACCAGCGTGGAGATCGACAACACCGACGCCGAAGGCCGCCTGGTGCTGTGCGATGCGCTGGCCTATGCCAGCGAGCAGCGCCCCGACGCGATCCTGGATTTCGCAACGTTAACCGGCGCCGCGCGCATCGCCCTGGGCCCGGACCTGCCGGCGCTGTTCAGCAACGACGACACGCTGGCGCAGGCCTGGATCGCCGCCGGCGAGCGCACCCGCGACCCGGTCTGGCGCATGCCGCTGTGGCGTCCTTACCTGCGCTACCTCACCAGTTCGGTCGCCGACCTGGCCAATGCCGGCTCGCGCATGGCCGGCGCGGTCACCGCCGCCCTGTACCTGGAGCGCTTCGTACCGGCACGGCAGGCGTGGGCGCACCTGGACGTGTACGCCTGGAACGACAGCGACCGCCCCGGCCGCCCCGCCGGCGGCGAAGCGCTGGCGCTGCGCTCGGCCTACGCCATGCTCAAGGCGCGTTACGCGGGGTAA
- the hglS gene encoding 2-oxoadipate dioxygenase/decarboxylase HglS has product MTNAFVSPDAIRSLFAQAMSDMYRTEVPLYGTLMELVAQVNAQTLAADPALEAQLQRNDERARLDQERHGAIRVGTAEELATLRRLFAVMGMAPVGYYDLSVAGVPVHSTAFRPLDAAALARNPFRVFTSLLRLELIEDPALREQAAQILAERRIFTDGALALIAQCERDGGLAEADAQRFVAEALETFRWHSDATVSLPTYRALSEAHKLIADVVSFHGPHINHLTPRTLDIDAAQAEMLRRGIDAKAVIEGPPRRACPILLRQTSFKALEETVRFPAGADGAEAGTHTARFGEIEQRGLALTPKGRALYDALLERARAAEGSAGADYATRLQAAFADFPDDYATLRREGLGYFRYALTDAGRAAGAAALAGKPAEALIADGLASADPIVYEDFLPVSAAGIFQSNLGGGEQRAYAAHANRAAFEQALGATVHDEFAIYAGIERDSLQALAG; this is encoded by the coding sequence ATGACCAACGCCTTCGTTTCGCCCGACGCTATCCGCAGCCTGTTCGCGCAGGCCATGTCCGACATGTACCGCACCGAGGTGCCGCTGTACGGCACGCTGATGGAACTGGTGGCGCAGGTCAATGCGCAGACCCTGGCCGCGGACCCGGCGCTGGAGGCGCAGCTGCAGCGCAACGACGAACGCGCGCGCCTGGACCAGGAGCGGCATGGCGCGATCCGCGTCGGCACCGCCGAGGAACTGGCCACCCTGCGCCGCCTGTTCGCGGTGATGGGCATGGCGCCGGTGGGCTACTACGACCTGTCGGTGGCCGGCGTGCCGGTGCACTCCACCGCGTTCCGCCCGCTGGACGCGGCGGCGCTGGCGCGCAATCCGTTCCGCGTGTTCACCTCGCTGCTGCGACTGGAGCTGATCGAGGATCCGGCGCTGCGCGAACAGGCGGCGCAGATCCTCGCCGAGCGGCGCATCTTCACCGACGGCGCGCTCGCGCTGATCGCGCAGTGCGAACGCGACGGTGGCCTGGCCGAGGCCGACGCGCAGCGCTTCGTCGCCGAGGCGCTGGAGACCTTCCGCTGGCACAGCGACGCGACCGTGAGCCTGCCGACCTACCGCGCGCTGAGCGAGGCGCACAAGCTGATCGCCGACGTGGTCAGCTTCCACGGCCCGCACATCAACCACCTGACCCCGCGCACCCTGGACATCGACGCGGCGCAGGCGGAGATGCTGCGCCGGGGCATCGACGCCAAGGCGGTGATCGAAGGTCCGCCGCGCCGCGCCTGCCCGATCCTGCTGCGCCAGACGAGCTTCAAGGCGCTGGAGGAAACCGTGCGCTTCCCCGCCGGCGCGGACGGCGCCGAGGCCGGCACCCACACCGCGCGGTTCGGCGAGATCGAACAGCGCGGCCTGGCCCTGACGCCGAAGGGTCGCGCGCTGTACGACGCACTGCTGGAGCGCGCCCGCGCGGCCGAGGGCAGCGCCGGTGCCGACTACGCCACGCGCCTGCAGGCCGCCTTCGCCGATTTCCCCGACGACTACGCCACCCTGCGCCGCGAGGGGCTGGGCTATTTCCGTTACGCACTCACCGACGCCGGTCGCGCGGCCGGCGCCGCCGCCCTGGCCGGCAAGCCGGCCGAAGCACTGATCGCCGACGGCCTGGCCAGCGCCGATCCGATCGTCTACGAAGATTTCCTGCCGGTCAGCGCCGCGGGCATCTTCCAGTCCAACCTCGGCGGCGGCGAGCAGCGCGCCTACGCCGCCCACGCCAATCGCGCCGCGTTCGAACAGGCGCTGGGCGCGACGGTGCACGACGAGTTCGCCATCTACGCCGGCATCGAACGCGATTCGCTGCAGGCGCTGGCGGGTTGA
- a CDS encoding AI-2E family transporter, whose product MSTVPDPAAVADDAPHGALPPPPAPRPRGPVSLVVLATLAVCYTLWAAQDVILPILLSAFFALVGNPILRVLQRLYLPRFLAALLVLLSGMAVATTLTVQLAGPAAEWAQQAPAQLRHLATQVRDLTKPMQQANQAAENFARAAGGESGRRVQVIRTQMDDPYKALVRTPRLAASALAVVLLTFFFMVFGENLQRHAIALLPSRQQQKFTTEILRSIEREVSRYVLTITVINTLVGLVFAGILILLGIAPQEALLWGTVVALLNFAPYVGPLIGAILMLLMGFVAFRDPLSASLPAILYLGLHTLEGQVVTPIVLGRRMAISPLMLILALMLFGWLWGMIGLLLAVPLLVCIKMVLARVEGMQRWARLLE is encoded by the coding sequence ATGAGTACAGTTCCCGATCCCGCGGCCGTCGCCGACGACGCGCCGCATGGCGCCCTGCCGCCACCGCCCGCCCCGCGCCCGCGCGGACCGGTCTCGCTGGTGGTGCTGGCCACGCTGGCGGTCTGCTACACGCTGTGGGCGGCGCAGGACGTGATCCTGCCAATTCTGCTCTCCGCCTTCTTCGCCCTGGTCGGCAATCCGATCCTGCGCGTGCTGCAACGGCTGTATCTGCCGCGCTTCCTGGCCGCGCTGCTGGTGCTGCTGTCGGGCATGGCGGTGGCGACGACACTGACCGTGCAACTGGCCGGGCCCGCCGCCGAGTGGGCGCAGCAGGCGCCGGCGCAGCTGCGCCACCTCGCCACCCAGGTGCGCGACCTGACCAAGCCGATGCAGCAGGCCAACCAGGCCGCGGAGAACTTCGCCCGCGCCGCCGGCGGCGAGAGCGGGCGCCGCGTGCAGGTGATCCGCACGCAGATGGACGACCCCTACAAGGCGCTGGTGCGAACCCCGCGGCTGGCCGCCTCGGCGCTGGCGGTGGTGCTGCTGACGTTCTTCTTCATGGTGTTCGGCGAGAACCTGCAACGCCACGCGATCGCCTTGCTGCCCAGTCGCCAGCAACAGAAGTTCACCACCGAGATCCTGCGCTCGATCGAACGCGAGGTCTCGCGCTACGTGCTGACCATCACCGTGATCAATACGCTGGTCGGCCTGGTCTTCGCCGGCATCCTGATCCTGCTGGGCATCGCGCCGCAGGAAGCGCTGCTGTGGGGCACGGTGGTGGCGCTGCTGAACTTCGCGCCATACGTGGGGCCGCTGATCGGCGCGATACTGATGCTGCTGATGGGCTTCGTCGCCTTCCGCGATCCGCTGAGCGCGTCGCTGCCGGCGATCCTGTACCTGGGCCTGCACACCCTGGAAGGCCAGGTGGTGACGCCGATCGTGCTCGGCCGGCGCATGGCGATCTCGCCGCTGATGCTGATCCTGGCGCTGATGCTGTTCGGCTGGCTGTGGGGCATGATCGGCCTGCTGCTGGCGGTGCCGCTGCTGGTGTGCATCAAGATGGTGCTGGCGCGGGTGGAGGGCATGCAGCGCTGGGCGCGGTTGCTGGAGTGA
- a CDS encoding HAD-IA family hydrolase gives MPSFPVRAITLDLDDTLWPFAPIGARIEQVLHDWLLQHSPATAARFPVAAMRQLREEVFAAHPHLHHDLSELRRLTLRRALHESGADPALLEPAYAVFHAARNQVECYPDSIAALERIAARVPVVALSNGNADLATIGLDRHFAFQLSAREHGAAKPDPGIFHAACARLGLPCAQVLHVGDHIEIDVVGAMQAGLRGCWINREAQAWHPPIPPDLHFDTLTGLADWLDATQPAVARA, from the coding sequence ATGCCCTCCTTCCCCGTCCGCGCGATCACGCTGGATCTGGACGACACGCTGTGGCCGTTCGCGCCGATCGGCGCGCGCATCGAACAGGTGCTGCACGATTGGCTGCTGCAGCATAGTCCGGCCACCGCCGCGCGCTTCCCGGTCGCGGCGATGCGGCAGTTGCGCGAAGAGGTGTTCGCCGCGCATCCGCACCTGCACCACGACCTCAGCGAACTGCGCCGGCTTACCCTGCGCCGCGCGCTGCACGAGAGCGGGGCCGACCCGGCCTTGCTGGAACCGGCATACGCGGTGTTCCATGCCGCGCGCAACCAGGTGGAGTGCTATCCGGACAGCATCGCCGCGCTGGAGCGCATCGCCGCGCGCGTGCCGGTGGTGGCGCTGAGCAACGGCAATGCCGACCTGGCCACGATCGGCCTGGACCGGCATTTCGCCTTCCAGCTCAGTGCCCGCGAGCACGGCGCGGCCAAGCCCGACCCAGGCATCTTCCACGCCGCCTGCGCGCGCCTGGGCCTGCCCTGCGCGCAGGTGCTGCACGTGGGCGACCACATCGAGATCGACGTAGTCGGTGCGATGCAGGCCGGCCTGCGCGGTTGCTGGATCAACCGCGAGGCGCAGGCCTGGCATCCGCCGATCCCGCCCGACCTGCACTTCGACACCCTCACCGGCCTGGCCGACTGGCTGGACGCGACCCAGCCGGCCGTCGCGCGCGCCTGA